TCAGCAGGCGGCAGTTGTTGGTCCCGAGGTCGAGCGCGCCATACAGCGGCGCCTCCCGACCCGATGCTTCCCGGCCGCCCGACCGACCGGTCGGGGAGGAAGCGGGGGACCGCTCGTCGCGCCCTGCTGGCGCGCCGCGGGTCTCCGGCATGGCCGTGTCGTCCTTTGGGCGGTCCAAAGCGGCGCCCGTTCCCCAAGACTCTAGCCCGCCGGTTCGCTCCGCGCCAAGCCAATCTGTCACGAAGATGAACGGCGGCGTTGGCGTCCTGCTCAGGATCGGGGTCGTACCTTCCGGGCATGGCTCAGTTCCGCAACGCCCGTTTTCACATCGGTCAGATCGTTCGGCACTATGACGGCGCCTTCCAGGGCGCGGTTCTGGATGTTGATCCGGTCTATGACGGCTCCGTTCAGCAGGAGGGCCTGATCGCGCCGGATCAGCCCTTCTACCGCGTCTATGCGATCGGCGAGAACGGCGGCTTCGTCGCCTATGCAGCCGAGGCGGCGTTGCGCGACGCCTCGCACGCCCTGACTCTGTCCGAGGCGGATCAGCGCCGCTGGTTCAGCGTCGATGCCGCCGGCCATCACGCGCCGATGGATCAGCCCATCCACTCACCGGTGGCCACTGACCGACTTGGCCCATGCGGCCGGGCGGCGCTAAGGTGAGAGGACAAGGCGCGGGCAAGCGCCGCCAGCAGAGCCTCGGGAGTTCCCATGTCCGATTTCGAGCACGTGTTCGACAAGCCGCCTGAAGGCGCCGCCGCCGACTGGACCATCCCGCAGAACTGGCAGGGTTATACCGAGGTCGAGCACCAGACCTGGGACACGCTGTACGCACGACAGATGACCATCCTGCCGGGCCGCGCCTGCGACGCCTTTCTGCGGGGGCTGGACGCGCTGGACCTGAACGCCGGCGGCATTCCCGATTTCGACGTCATCAACCCGAAGCTTCAAGCCCTGACCGGCTGGAGCGTGGTGTGCGTGCCGGGCCTGGTTCCGGACGACGTCTTCTTCGACCACCTGGCCAACCGCCGCTTCGTCTCGGGCCAGTTCATCCGCAAGCCGGATCAACTGGACTACCTGCAGGAGCCGGACATCTTCCACGACGTCTTCGGCCACGTGCCGATGCTGACCGACCCCGACTTCGCCGCCTATATGGAGGCCTACGGCAAGGGCGGGCAGCGCGCGGCGTCGCTGGGCATGCTGGCGAACTTGGCCAGGCTCTACTGGTACACGGTCGAATTCGGCCTGATGCAGGAGGCGGAGGGCCTGCGCATCTACGGCGCGGGCATCGTGTCCTCGGCGACCGAAAGCGTGTTCGCGCTGGACGATCCGTCGCCGAACCGCATTGGCTTTGATCTGGAGCGGGTGATGCGCACCCTCTACCGCATCGACGACTTCCAGCAGGTCTATTTCGTCATCGACAGCCTGGAGGCGCTGAAGGCCGAGACGCTGAAGGACTTCGGGCCCGTGTACGACGCGCTGAAGGGGCAGGGCGAGATCGCCGTCGACGCCGTGCTGCCGGGCGACCGGGTCATCACGCGCGGGACCCAGAGCTATGCCGCGCGGGGCGGCCGCTTCGCCGCCTGACCTGAGCGCTTCTATCCGCGCTGGAACGGATAAAAGCCGCCGCCGAGCCCCAGGATCTGCGTCAGCTCGTCCAGCGCGCCCCGGCTCTCGACTAGCAGCTGCGGATCGGCGAGGTCGGCGGGCGTCAGGCGATCGCGATACCAGGTGGCGCCCCAGACGCTGAGCGCGCCGTGCAGTTCGTCAGTCAGGCGCATGGCCGCGTTGGCCGCCGCCAGCTCCGCATCCGTCAGCACGACGCGCAGACGCAGGCAGGCCGGCCCACCGCCGTTGCGCATCGACTGGCGCACATCGACATAGTCGACCCGGCCGATCGGACCGTTGGATGAGGCGACGCCTTCGGCCACTGCATGGGCGCGGGGATTGTCGCGGGTCTCGGTCGGACAGATCAGCGTCAGCCGATCCTCGCCTGGAACGCGGACCAGCATGGAGTTGAACAGATAGGAGGAGATGGCGTCGGCCAGCGCCAGATCCGACAAGGCGACCTCCACAAAGATCGGATCGAACAGGCCCTCGGCGGCGCGACGGATCGTATCCCGCGTCCCGTCCGTGTCCTCGAACGCCAGCTCGTGGTGGAACAGGGTGTCCAGCGATCCGACGCAGACCACGTCGTTGTGGAAGGTCCCGCCGGCGATGGCGGCCCGCCCCTGTTGGGCCAATACCGACCGACCCATGCCGTGGCGGCGGACGACAGCGTCGCAGGCCTCACGCGTCTGACGAGCAGGGAAGGGACCTTCCCAGGGCTGAAACGCCTCTCGACCCCAGACCAGCAGGTTCACGCCCGGCTCGCCATGGTCGCGGCACAGGCGCACGTGGTTGGCCGCGCCCTCGTCGGCCAGATGGGCGACGGAGGACAGGGCGTCGTGGACGGCGAACCGGTCGGGATCGGGGAACAGGGCGTTCAGCGCGCGCTTCGTCTGTTCATGCTCGAGCGAGCGATGAAGGTTGGTGTGAAGGTTCGCGGGCGTGAAGTGCACGCGGCCGTCGGCAGAGTCCGCGCTCGGCGTTACCGTCGCCGCGTTGGCGGCCCACATGGGCGAGGCCGAGCAGGCGGCGGCGGCGAAGGACGGCGCGTCCGTCCAGGCGCGCTCCAGCACCTGGTCGTCCGAGCCGGCAAAGCCCAGCGTGCGCAGGAAAGGGATGTTCGGCCGCTCGTGCGGCGGCAGGACGAACTGCGGCAGGCCGAGGTCCGCCAGCCGCTTCATCTTGTCCAGGCCCTGCAGCACCGCCGCGCGCGGGTTGGAGGCCTCGCCCCGGTTCAGGCTGGAAGCGAGATTGCCCGGCGACAGCCCGGCGTAGGAGTGCGTCGGCCCGATCAAGCCGTCGGCGTTGGCCTCGACCGCATGGGTCATCGCAGACCCCTGATCTCGCCCTCTATGCTCTTCACCGAAGCCGCCTCGAAGCTGGCCACCGGATAAGCGCAGTAGTCGGCGGCGTAGTAGGCGCTGGGCCGGTGGTTGCCCGACGCGCCCAGGCCGCCGAACGGCATGTCGCCGGCCGCGCCGGTCGTCGGGCGGTTGAAGTTGACCACGCCTGCGCGGATGCGGCGGATGAAGCGGTCCCAAAGCGCCGGATCGTCGCTGACCAGGCCTGCCGACAGACCGTAGCGGGTGGCGTTCGCCGCCTGCACCGCCTGGTCGAAGGCGGCGACACGGGTCACCTGGAGGAAGGGGGCGAACATCTCCTCGTCCGGCACGTCCACGCCGGTGACGTCGATGACCGCCGGCCGGACAAAGGCGCCGGGCAGGTTTGCGACGGGACCGGAGGGGCGGATCACCCTGGCGCCCGCATCGATCCGCTGCTGCAGCGCCTCCAGCGCGCCGGCCGCCGCGCGGGCGGAGATCAGCGGGCCGGCGTAGGGCTCGCGGTCGCTGTTCCAGGGCGCGAACGTCAGGCGGTCCGACAGGGCGGCCACCGCCTCCACGATCGCATCGCCCTGCGCGCCTTCCGGCACGATCAGACGGCGCGCGCAGGAGCAGCGCTGGCCGGTGGTGACAAAGGCGGACTGCACGATGATGCCGGCCACGGCCTCGGCGTCGGCCGCGTCCCAGACCACCAGCGGATTGTTACCGCCCAGCTCCAGCGCCAGGATGACGTGCGGATCGTCGGCGAACTTGCGCCGGAAGTGCGCGCCGGCCGCGCCCGAGCCGGTGAACATCAGGGCGTCGATGCCGGCGTCCAGCAGCGCGGCGCCGGTTTCCCGCCCGCCCTGCACGACGTTCAGCACGCCCGTCGGCAAGTCCGCCGCCTCGAACGCCTCGGCCATCAGCTGGCCGGTCAGGGGGGTCTCTTCCGACGGCTTGAAGACCACGGTGTCGCCGGCCAGCAGCGCCGGCACGATGTGGCCGTTCGGCAGGTGGCCGGGAAAGTTGAACGGTCCCAGCACCGCCGCCACCCCGTGCGGACGGTGGCGCAAGACCGCGCGGCCGAATGCGGTGTCGCCCGCCCGCTCGCCCGTGCGCGCCTCATAGGCGCGGATGGAGATGTCCACCTTGCCGACCATGGAGCCGAGTTCGGCGGTGGTTTCCCACAGCGGCTTGCCGGTCTCGCGGCTGATCGCCTCGGCCATCTGCGGCGTGCGGTCCTTGAGCACGGCCTGGTAGCGTTTTACCGCCTCGATGCGCTCGGCGCGGGGGCGGTCGGCCCAGGGCTCGAACGCGGCGCGGGCGCGGTCCACGGCGGCTTGAACCTCGGTTGGAGAGGCGGCTTCGCCCTCCCACACGATCTCTTCGCTGGCGGGGTCGATGGACTGGAACACGGTCATGATTTCACTCGCACGATGTCGCCGGGGCTGATCTTGAGCGCCGCCGCCGTGTCGGAGGCAAGGCGGACGGTGTCGCCGTGGATGTCGGCCCGGGCGCGAACGGCGCGAAACGCGGCGATGCTGTCGGTGGAGATCAGCGCCGGCAGTTCCGCGTCGATGGCGTCCGCGATCTCGACGGTCAGCACGCGTGCATCGCGCACCGTGCGGATGTGATCGCGCGGGCAGGAGACGGTGGGGCCGGCGTCGAAGATGTCCACCAGGCCGTTGGGGCGGAAGCCCTCGCTCTCCAGCAGCGCCATGGCGGGATCGCCTTGCGGATGCACCTTGCCGATCACCGCGCGGGCGGGCTCCGGCAGCAGTTCGACATAGATCGGGTGGCGGGGCGCGAGGTCCAGGATGAACTGCTTGTCGGTTGAGCCCGTCATCCGGTCGGCATCGTCGAACGCCATGGGAAAGAACTTGTGCGCCACGTGGTCCCAGAAGGGGCAGGCGCCGTCGGGGGTGAAGACGCCCCGCAACTCGGCCAGCACGGTGTCGGCGAACAGGTCCGGCTGGGCGCCGATCAGCATGTAGCGCGACTGACTGAGCAGCCGCCCTGCGCCGCCCTTGCGCCGGTCGGCCTTGAGAAACAGCGAGCCGACCTCGGTCCAGCCGGTGCATTCATTCACCAGCACCAGCGTCTGGTGCGTCAGCTTGACGTTCAGCGACGGCGACGAGGAAGTGTTGGTGTTGACGCGAAAGGAGAAGAACGGCCGCTTCAGTCCCACCGCCGCCTTGACCGAGCCGACGCCGTCGATGTCGCCCGTGTCGCCGTCTTCCAGCATCAGGGTGTACCAGGCGCTCTGCGGCTCCACCCGGCCCTCGAAGCTTGCCTGGCTGAGTTCAAGCCGTTCGGACAAGGCGTCGGGGTCTTCGGGCAGGCTGGTGAAGCCGGGGCCGGACAGGATGGCGAGTTCCAGCAAGGAGTCGAGGTCACGCGGACCGGCGGGGCGGACGACCAGCATTCAGAGGCTCTCTTGATCCTCCCCCGCCCACAGGGTGGGGGAGGGGGACCGCCGTAGGTGGTGGAGGGGGCCGAACTTCGCACGGGTGTTCGGGGTTGCCCCCTCCACCACGCTGCGCGTGGTCCCCCTCCCCCAGACGGGGGAGGAGCTTGTGGCCACGGTCGTCACGCCATCGTCTCCAGTCTCATCGTTTTCAGTTTCAGCGCGTCGATCTCGCCCGAGGCGACCTTGCACAGGATCAGGGCGCTGAGCTGGGCGCGTTCGACAAAGCTGTCGGGCCAGGCGAACTCGGCCTCCGAATGGATATCGCCGCCGCGCACGCCCAGGGTGTCGATGTTGGGCAGGCCGGCCGCATGCAGGTTGTTGCCCTCGCACACGCCGCCCGACGGCTTCCAGGCGATGTCCTGACCCAGCAGGGCGCCGGCGTCGCGGACGGCCTCGAACAGGGCGGTCTGCGCCGCGTCCATCGGCTTGGGCGGGCGGGTGAAGCCGCCGCGCAGGTCCAGCGTCAGGCCCTCGAACGGCGCGGCGGAGGCGATCTCGTCGATCCGGCCCCTGATCCAGTCGGCGGACGCCTGATCCGGCACGCGGACGTTGAAGCGGATCACGGCGTTGTCCGCCACGACGTTCAGCGCGCCGCCGCCCGCGATCTGGGCGACGTTGACGGTGACGCCGTCGCTCCGGCCGTTCAGGGCGTGCAGCCGCGCTGCGATCATGGCGGCGCCGGCCACCGCGTTCCGGCCCTCCTCGAAGGCGCGGCCGGCGTGGGCGGCGCGGCCGGCCACGATCAGGTGGAAGTTGCCGCTGCCCTTTCTGGCGCCCGCCAGGGTTCCGTCCGCCAGGGCCGGCTCATAGGTCAGGCCGAGATGGCCGCGTGCGCCGAGTTCGGCCAGCAGCGGCGCGGAGGCGGGCGAGCCGATCTCTTCATCGGGGCTCAGCAGCACCGTCCAGCCGAGGCGCGTCCGATCCGGGTGCGTCTCGAAGGCTTCCAGCGCCGCCAGCATGACGCTGATGCCGCCCTTCATGTCGGCGATGCCCGGCCCGTTCAGCGCGCCGTCAGGGTGGGTCGTGACAGCCTGGAAGCGACTATCGGCCGAATAGACGGTGTCATAGTGGCCGGTCAGGACGATCTGGATCGGCGCTTCGGGACGCGCGGTGATCCGGAGCGCGTCGGCGTGCGCTTCGGTCCGCACCGAACCGTCGTCGGCGACGGTGGTGGAGCCGCGCGTCGGCACGCGCTCCACGCTGGCGGGGAGGCCGCGCCCCGCGACCTCCAGAGCGTCCAGCACGGCGGCGAGGCCCGGCGCGTTGCGGCTGCCCGAGTTGAGGTTCGACCAGGCCACGGCGCGATCGACGATCGCCTCGCGCCGCGCCGCGACGTGGTCGAGCACGGCCTGATCCGGGTCCGAGATACGCATGGCGCGGACCCTAGACGGGCGGACGGCAAAGGTGAAGGCGACCTCGCCGTCCGTTTTAGCGCCGCAGCTCCCGGTTGGGGCGGCGGTCCTGGCGCTGGCCGGGCTCGCGGCTTTCGCGGCGCCAGCGGATCGACAGGCTGGTGTCGCCGGTGCCGCCGAACTGGGACGACAGCGCAAGGTTGCGGCGCACCTGCCATTCGACGTTGACCGCAGCCCCGCCTTCGCCGCCGCCGATGATCTCCAGATAGACGTTGTCGGTGATGTAGCGCCCGCCCGCGACCGTCACGGCCGAGGCCGTGCCGCCAAAGGACAGTCGGTCCAGACCCGCCAGCTCGCGCAGATTTCCGATCACGTCGAAGCCGCCGCCGCCCGCCAGCGACGCCACGCCGGCCGCCAGCTGCGCCGCCTCGAAGGCCGACAGCTGCGAGGCCGATCGGCCGAACAGCACCTGCGACAGGATTTCGTCCTGCGGAAGCTGCGGCGTCGAGGTCAGGGCGATCACCGGCGAGGCGGCCGTGCCGGTGACCCGGATTGTGGCGGTCAGGGCCGGGTCCTCGCGCGTCGCCTCGATGTTCAGCCGGATGCGGTTCACATCCGTCGACAGGGTGACATAGCCCCGGTCATCGAAGATGAAGCGCTTGCCCGCGAACTCGTAGTCGCCGCGCACCACATTGGCGCGTCCGTCCAGCACCGGCTGGGCGATGGTGCCGCGCACGCTGGCCGCAAGGCTCAGTTCCAGGTTCAGGCCGCGCCCGCGCACAAAGATCTCGCGCCCGGTCAGGTCGATATCGAGGGCGATGGGCGGGCCGCCGGTGGTGGCGGGGCGGGCGGTCTCGTCGGTGTCGCCGCCCGGCTTGTTGATCTCCACCACGTCCATGCGGACGATGCCGTTCGAACCGGGCAGGTCGTTGGCGGAGATGGTGGCCTCGTCGACGTTGAGACGGCCGGCCAACGCGATCTTGCCGTCCGTTGCACGCGCGGCGGTCAGCGTGCCCGAACCGCGCGCCTCGGCCAGGTCGTTGTCGATGATGCGGAACCGGTTCAGCACCAGGCGCAGGTTGGAGGCCGAGCCCTGACGCAGGCCGATGCGGCCTTCGCCGGAGACCGTGCCGCCGTCGCCGTCGTTGGCCGAGAACCGCTCCAGATAGGCGGTGGTGTCGTCAAAGCGCGTGGCCAGGTTCAGCGCGTTAAGACGGGTGCCGGTGGAGCCTTCGAAATAGGCGCCGTCCGCGAGGTCGAGACGGCCGTTGAGGCGCGGCGCGTTCAGCGTGCCGGCGATGGTCGCCTGACCGTTGACGTTGCCGGACAGCGAGCGTTCTCCGCCAAGGAACAGGTCCCAGATCGGCTGCACCTGGCCCTGGATGGAGACATTGCCCGACATCGGACGCGTGCGGGCGATCGCCAGCCGCAGGGGCGCGGCCGAGGCCTCGACCGGCAGGGTCAGGTCGGCGTTGGCGCGCACCGCGCCCTCGTCCACGGCCGAGGCCTGGATGCGCAGGACGTTGTTCAGAAGGGTGGCGTTCAACTGGCCGTCGACGGCGAGACCGCGCGGCGCGTCGATGGAGCGGATCTGGTCCAGAGTGACGTTGGCGGAACCCGACAGGTCGTTTCCGGCGCCGCGCAGGGACACTCGACCGGTCGCGCGACCTCGCAGGTCGGGAGCCAGAGAGCCCAGTTCGACGCTGGTCAGGTCGGCCTGGATAATGGCGGAATCCGAGTCCTGGCGAAGCTCGCCCATCAGCATGCCGCCGCCGACGTTCAGATCGACGCGGGCCACGCGGCCGTCGCCGGACAGGGCGACCACGGCGGGGTTGCGGGTGGTGAAGGCGATCTCGCGCACGCGCCCGCCGCCGGACAGGGTGACGCTCTGGTTCTGGCCCTGCCTGGAATAAAGGCCGTTGCCGTTGAACTGCACCGGCGTGCCGCCGCCGACGTCCAGCGCCAGATCGAAGGGCAGGCGCTCCAGCGTGCCGCGACCGTTCAGGGCCAGATTGCGGATGACGATGTCCGAGCCCGCCGGCTTTACGTTGCGGGCGGTGACATCCAGGATGGCGCTGTCCGCGCCGCCGCCGTCGAGCAGGCGAACGCGGCCTTGCGCCTCGCCGGTCTGCAAGAAGGCGCCGGGGCGTGCGGTGAAGGTCAGGTCGGCGCTGGACGGCACATTGTTGGACAGGGCGACGGCGCCCTGGGCGGTGACGCCGCCGGCGTTCAGGTCGACCTCGGTCAGGCGGATCTGGTTTCCGCCCAGGAAGAAGTTGCCCGCCGCGCGAGCCGGTCCGTAGTTGGAGCCTGAGGTCACGACGATGCGGCCGTCCGAGGCGTCCGCGCCCTTACGGAAGCTCAGCGTCAGGTCGGCGTCGGTCAGCTGAAGCGCGCCGGCGGTGATACGGTCGAAGTTGGCGGTCAGGTCGGCGCGCGGCTGGGCCAGGGTGCCGGTGACGGCGCCCTGTCCGCGCAGATTGCCGGCGATCTCGGCCGGGCCGGCGTTGAAGGGGCCTTGGGCGTTCCAGTTCAGCGCCAGACGCAGGCGGCCCTCGGGCTCAATCAGGCCCCGAGCGGAGGCGCGGCCGTTGGCGCCGGTCAGTTCGCCCTGGTTCAGCTCGATGCGGCCTCCGTTCAGCAGTCCCGCCAGTTGCAGGCGCGGCTGCTGGCCCAGCACGCGGTCGAGTTCGCCCAGGCCCGTGACCAGGCCGCGTCCCCGCCCGTCGAAGCGGATCGACCACGGGGCGCCGGTGCGGGCGGACGCCGCCTGGATGGGCCCGCCGAATGCGCCGCGCGCGCCGGGCTGGACGCGCGACAGGTCGGTGATCTCGGCGCGTCCTCGGAAGGACAAGCCGCCCAGGAGGTTGCGGGAACCGGAGCCGTTCAGCGCCAGCGCCTGGCCAGTCGCATTGACGCGCTCCAGCAGGATGGCGCCGTCCTTCATCCGGGCGGCTTCGAGTTGCACACGCGGCTGCGCGCCGAGCAGGGCGCCGATCACGCCCTCGGCCGAGCCGCCGGATGCGCGGATGTCGCCGTCGATGTCGAAGCGGCCGTCGCGCGCCTGGACGTTCAGAGGGCCTGCGATGCGGGTCGCGCGATAGCTGGCGAGAGACGCGTTCAGCAGACTGGCCTGGCCCGAAAGGCTCCAGGTCTGGGCGTCGCCCTTGAAAACGCCGGTGTAGGCGGTGGGGCCGGCGATCTCGGTTCCGGCTAGCCGGGTCAGGGATGGCGTTGCGACCTCAAGCGCGATGCCGCCGGGCGAGGCGCGATCTTCCTTGCGCAGCTTGCCCTGCGCCCGCGAGGTCAGGTTCTCGGCGTCCAGCACCCAGGCCACGCCCTGGAAGGCGTCGTCCGAGCGGTCGGGCACGATGGCGAAGCCGAACCGGGCGGTGCGGCCGACGCGCGTGACGAACGGCTCAAGCAGGTCGGAGCCGGAGAAGTCGAAATAGCCGGACAGCCGTCCGCCGTTCTCGCCGAACCGGCCCTTGATCGTCAGCGGCGTGAACTGCCCGGTCTGGACGCGAGCATCGATGACCTCGCCGTTGACCAGGGCATGGGCGGCGAAGGGCTGGTCCGGCGAATAGCCGAGCGCGCCGGCGATCGGGCCGCCTTGCGCCTCCTGCGCGCGCAGATTCAGGCGCAGGTCCGACATCTCCTCGCCCAGGGTGGCGGCGAGACGCAGGTAATCGCCAGGGCGGCTGAGGCTGTCGGCGTTGACGTTGGCCGTCTTTGCGCCAAAGCGCGGAATGGCGGCGTCGCCGGCCAAGCGCCAGCGGCCGTACTCCTTTGAGAAGTTCTCCAGCAGTTCGACATTGGCCGAGAACTTGTCGATCACGACGCCGATGGGCGCGGGGCGGGGCGGCTCGCCGGTCGGAGGCTCGGGCACAGGGCGGCGGATCAGGCGGATCTGGTCGGCGCTGATCTCGTCGGCATGGAAGCGGCGAAAGACGAGCTGAAGATAGCTCCAGTCCACCCGCACATTGCGCGCCTCCAGCCAGACGCCGTCACGATCGGTGATGGTGACGCGCGCCAGGGTGAAGTCGTCGAACAGGTCGCCCGACAGCCCCTCGACGTTGATGCGGCCGTAGCGGCCGATCTTCTTGCCGGCCACGAAGCTGGTGACCAGTTCGCGGCCCGGGCCGCTGAGCAGATAGGTCCGCCCCCCGATAAAGGCGACCAGCGCCAGCACGATCACCGCCGCCAGGATCGAGCCGATGATCAGGCCCGCGACCTGCAGGCGGGTGCGCTTCTTCTTCGCCTTGACCGCGGGGGTCTCAGGCTTGGGCTGGTCCGAGGCGGGAGGCGGCGTGTCGGTCAAAAGGCCTGGCCGATGCTGATGTAGAGTTGAAAGGCGGCGTCGCCGACCTGGGCGTCGAGCGGCACGGCGATGTCGGCGCGGATGGGGCCGAACGGCAGCTTGTAGCGCACGCCCAGACCCGCGCCGTAGCGCATGTTGGAGAAGTTCGGCGTTTCCTGAAAGCCGACCGCGCCCGCGTCGATAAAGGCCACGGCCTGGAAGCTCTCGCCGATGTCGCGACGCACCTCCAGCGCGGTTTCGAACAGCGACAGGCCGCCGCGCGGGGTGTTGTCGGGCAGGCGCGGACCGACGCCCTGATATTCATAGCCGCGCACCGAACCGCCGCCGCCCGAATAGAACAGCCGGTCGGCCGGCACCGTCAGCTCCTCGCCGCCGAGGATAGAGCCGATGCGGATGCGGCCGGCCAGCACGGTGCGGCCGCCGTCGGTGACCGGCAGATAGCCGGTCGCCACGAAGTCGTTGCGCAGGAACAGCACGGTGTCGTCGCCGGCCACGGCCGTGGGCTGGACCGAGGCGGTCAGGCGATAGCCGCTTCTGGGGTCTAGCGGATCGTCGGACCGATCCATGTAGGCCGAGCCGCGCAGGGTGACGATGGCCAGATCGCGGTCGAAGTCCACCGGCTGGGGCGGGTCGAACGCATAGTCGAACCGGTTCTCGTTATAGTGGCCGGCGTCCACGCCGATGCCGTAGCTGAAGTAGGAGGTGCGGCCGATGCGCTGGCGCAGGTCGGCCGACAGCACCAGGGCCTGGCGGACGTAGGCGTCGGTATCCTCGTTGACCACGGCGGCCTGCATCGCCAGCGTGCGGCCGGGCCGGCGCCAGTGCGGCAGGCTGAGGTCCACGCCGATGCGGCTGTCGATGCTGGCCAGGCGCGCCTGGTAGCGCAGGGTGTCGGCGCGGCCGAACCGGTTGTAGTGGGTCCAGATCAGGTCCACGCCCGAGCCTTCGGCCGTGGAATAGCTGGCGCCCGCCTCCAGGATGCGGCGGGGCCGATCCTGGAGCGAGACGATCACGGGACGCAGGCCCGCTTCGGTGTTCTGGGCCTGGGGCGCCAGCGCCACGCCGACGCCGTCGTAGACGCCGGTCTCCAGCAGGCGCCGCTCCAACTCGGCCACGTCCTCGGGATCGTAGCGGTCGCCCTCGTCCCATGGCGCAAGGCCCGCCACCCAGGCCGGGTTGGTGCGGCCCTCGGTTTCCAGCCGGACGCCGTTCAGCCGCACCAGCTCGCCCGAGGCGATGCGGTATTCGGGCGCAACTGTCCAGGCGGCGTGATCGACCACGACCCGGCGCGGGTTGGCGGCGGCGTCGGCATAGCCCTGGCGGGTCAGGGAGGCGACGACACGGCCTTCGCCGGCGATCACGTCCACCGCCCGGCCGGGCGCGCCGGCCTCCAGGTCGATGGCCTCGATGGCGGTCGCGGCGCTGGTCTCGTCAGGCGCCGGCGCGGCCCACTGCACCGTCGGCGGCGTCAGGACGAAGCGGCGGCCGGGCGTGACCTGCACGATGGCGACCGGCGTCTCCTCGCCCTCGACGATGTCTTCCAGCACCGGCTGATAGTAGCCTTCGGAGCGCAGCAGGGCTTCGGCCGACCCCATCGCCGCGCGAGCTCTGCGACGCGCCTCGAAGCGGCTGGAGGGGGCGCCATCGACTTCCCCGACCGCCTGCTCCAGCTGTCGACGCAGGTCGCCGTCGATCTCGCCGCGAATTTGGGCGCGCGGATCGGCGTGGGCGGCGGCCCCGCAGGCGGAGCCGAGCGCAAGCGCGGCAAGAAAGAGCTTCGGCCTGGACGTCAAACTCGACCCTTCGTCTTGGCCGCCGGGTAACGTCCGGCGAATGCGTGAGGCGAACCGCATGAACGGTCAGTAGAACAGGGTTTCGCTTTCCGGCTGAACCGACTCTTCCGAGGTCTTGGGCTCGGGCGGCAGGGTCTCGGGCGGCGGGGTGGTCGGCGCGGGATCGCGCACGTCGGGGGCCACGACCGGCGCGGCCGAATCCTCGGCGGCGGGCGCGACGGGCTCGGCCTCGACGGCCATCGGCCGTTCGTCCACGTCTCGTTCCTGAACATCGTCGCAGGCGGACAGCGACAGGGCGCCCGCTGCGGCCAGAGCGAAAAGAATGCGCTTCATCGACTTGAATTCCCCGACTTCTCCACGCCAACGCTTTGAAAGCGCGGCCGTTCCCATGTCGAGCGCGCAATCCATGGATCGCCGCTCAAGATCGCCAGTCGCATCGCCTGATGGCGGCAACGAGGCTGGCTTGAAAATGAGAGATGGTACGTCCTCTCGGGCTCGAACCGAGGACCCTCTGATTAAAAGTCAGATGCTCTAACCAACTGAGCTAAGGACGCGCCGACGCTGCGGCCGAGAAGGCGGACCGCTGCTGGGCGCCTTCTGTCGCGTCGGGCCGTTCCGGTCAAGGGCGAAGGCCGTCAACCGGCGATCTCGGAACAAGGCTCATGCGCGCCGGGTTCTTGTTGAAGCAACCCACAAGGAGCGATCCATGCCGCATCAGAACACGTCATCGTCGGACGCGACGGCCCAGAACGGGGTCGGCGACAAGCAGATGCCCAACGATCCGGGCCAGGACCAGAACGCCTCCGCCCATCCGGAGGCGAGCCGCTATGCGGCCGAGAACCTGGCCGATTCGACCCTGGCGCCGCCGGCAGCAGGCGAGGTCGACGACTATCTGGACGAGGGCGACGGCCTGGGCGGCGCCAATGTCCAGTCAGGCGGCAA
The genomic region above belongs to Brevundimonas sp. PAMC22021 and contains:
- a CDS encoding hydrolase — its product is MRISDPDQAVLDHVAARREAIVDRAVAWSNLNSGSRNAPGLAAVLDALEVAGRGLPASVERVPTRGSTTVADDGSVRTEAHADALRITARPEAPIQIVLTGHYDTVYSADSRFQAVTTHPDGALNGPGIADMKGGISVMLAALEAFETHPDRTRLGWTVLLSPDEEIGSPASAPLLAELGARGHLGLTYEPALADGTLAGARKGSGNFHLIVAGRAAHAGRAFEEGRNAVAGAAMIAARLHALNGRSDGVTVNVAQIAGGGALNVVADNAVIRFNVRVPDQASADWIRGRIDEIASAAPFEGLTLDLRGGFTRPPKPMDAAQTALFEAVRDAGALLGQDIAWKPSGGVCEGNNLHAAGLPNIDTLGVRGGDIHSEAEFAWPDSFVERAQLSALILCKVASGEIDALKLKTMRLETMA
- a CDS encoding translocation/assembly module TamB domain-containing protein translates to MTDTPPPASDQPKPETPAVKAKKKRTRLQVAGLIIGSILAAVIVLALVAFIGGRTYLLSGPGRELVTSFVAGKKIGRYGRINVEGLSGDLFDDFTLARVTITDRDGVWLEARNVRVDWSYLQLVFRRFHADEISADQIRLIRRPVPEPPTGEPPRPAPIGVVIDKFSANVELLENFSKEYGRWRLAGDAAIPRFGAKTANVNADSLSRPGDYLRLAATLGEEMSDLRLNLRAQEAQGGPIAGALGYSPDQPFAAHALVNGEVIDARVQTGQFTPLTIKGRFGENGGRLSGYFDFSGSDLLEPFVTRVGRTARFGFAIVPDRSDDAFQGVAWVLDAENLTSRAQGKLRKEDRASPGGIALEVATPSLTRLAGTEIAGPTAYTGVFKGDAQTWSLSGQASLLNASLASYRATRIAGPLNVQARDGRFDIDGDIRASGGSAEGVIGALLGAQPRVQLEAARMKDGAILLERVNATGQALALNGSGSRNLLGGLSFRGRAEITDLSRVQPGARGAFGGPIQAASARTGAPWSIRFDGRGRGLVTGLGELDRVLGQQPRLQLAGLLNGGRIELNQGELTGANGRASARGLIEPEGRLRLALNWNAQGPFNAGPAEIAGNLRGQGAVTGTLAQPRADLTANFDRITAGALQLTDADLTLSFRKGADASDGRIVVTSGSNYGPARAAGNFFLGGNQIRLTEVDLNAGGVTAQGAVALSNNVPSSADLTFTARPGAFLQTGEAQGRVRLLDGGGADSAILDVTARNVKPAGSDIVIRNLALNGRGTLERLPFDLALDVGGGTPVQFNGNGLYSRQGQNQSVTLSGGGRVREIAFTTRNPAVVALSGDGRVARVDLNVGGGMLMGELRQDSDSAIIQADLTSVELGSLAPDLRGRATGRVSLRGAGNDLSGSANVTLDQIRSIDAPRGLAVDGQLNATLLNNVLRIQASAVDEGAVRANADLTLPVEASAAPLRLAIARTRPMSGNVSIQGQVQPIWDLFLGGERSLSGNVNGQATIAGTLNAPRLNGRLDLADGAYFEGSTGTRLNALNLATRFDDTTAYLERFSANDGDGGTVSGEGRIGLRQGSASNLRLVLNRFRIIDNDLAEARGSGTLTAARATDGKIALAGRLNVDEATISANDLPGSNGIVRMDVVEINKPGGDTDETARPATTGGPPIALDIDLTGREIFVRGRGLNLELSLAASVRGTIAQPVLDGRANVVRGDYEFAGKRFIFDDRGYVTLSTDVNRIRLNIEATREDPALTATIRVTGTAASPVIALTSTPQLPQDEILSQVLFGRSASQLSAFEAAQLAAGVASLAGGGGFDVIGNLRELAGLDRLSFGGTASAVTVAGGRYITDNVYLEIIGGGEGGAAVNVEWQVRRNLALSSQFGGTGDTSLSIRWRRESREPGQRQDRRPNRELRR